From Streptomyces sp. GSL17-111, one genomic window encodes:
- a CDS encoding sodium-translocating pyrophosphatase, whose amino-acid sequence MAGQLPPLHNHHQLAADAVLTSGNRSLVLVIAVIAAAALVVAVVLLRQVLAAGEGTDGMKKIAAAVQEGANAYLARQLRTLGVFAVVVFFLLMLLPADDMNQRVGRSLFFLVGAFFSAATGYIGMWLAVRSNVRVAAAAREASSSAGGPEKDLVAVSHNAMKIAFRTGGVVGMFTVGLGLLGASCVVLVYTADAPKVLEGFGLGAALIAMFMRVGGGIFTKAADVGADLVGKVEQGIPEDDPRNAATIADNVGDNVGDCAGMAADLFESYAVVLVASLILGTVAFGDAGLAFPLLVPAIGVITAMIGVFVVAPRRTDRSGMTAINRGFFISAVISLALVAAASYAYLPATFAELDNVGDSEIAAHSGDPRLIALVAVAIGIVLAALIQQLTGYFTETTRKPVKDVGRSSLTGPATVVLSGISLGLESAVYTALLIGLSVYGAFLLGGASIMLALFAVALAGTGLLTTVGVIVAMDTFGPVSDNAQGIAEMSGDVEGPGAQVLTDLDAVGNTTKAITKGIAIATAVLAAAALFGSYREAFETEAAKVGAAADELGLSLDIAQPNNLVGLILGASVVFLFSGLAINAVSRSAGAVVYEVRRQFRERPGIMDYTEKPEYGRVVDICTKDALRELATPGLLAVMAPIAVGFTLGVGALASFLAGAIGTGILMAVFLANSGGAWDNAKKLVEDGHHGGKGSEAHAATVIGDTVGDPFKDTAGPAINPLLKVMNLVALLIAPAIVTLSYGDDASPGVRAVVAVLAMAVIIGSVYVSKRRGSVMEGDGAAERQASSADPVTAP is encoded by the coding sequence ACGGCATGAAGAAGATCGCAGCCGCGGTACAGGAAGGCGCGAACGCGTATCTCGCCCGGCAGCTGCGCACGCTCGGCGTATTCGCCGTCGTCGTGTTCTTCCTGCTCATGCTGCTCCCCGCGGACGACATGAATCAGCGCGTCGGCCGTTCGCTGTTCTTCCTGGTCGGTGCGTTCTTCTCGGCGGCCACCGGGTATATCGGCATGTGGCTCGCGGTCCGGAGCAACGTCCGGGTCGCGGCGGCGGCCCGGGAGGCGAGTTCGAGCGCCGGTGGTCCGGAAAAGGATCTCGTCGCCGTTTCGCACAACGCGATGAAGATCGCTTTTCGTACCGGTGGCGTCGTCGGCATGTTCACCGTCGGTCTGGGCCTGCTCGGGGCGTCCTGTGTGGTGCTCGTCTACACCGCCGACGCGCCCAAGGTGCTGGAAGGCTTCGGTCTGGGCGCCGCTCTGATCGCCATGTTCATGCGTGTCGGCGGCGGCATCTTCACCAAGGCCGCCGACGTCGGCGCCGACCTGGTGGGCAAGGTCGAGCAGGGCATCCCCGAGGACGACCCGCGCAACGCCGCCACCATCGCGGACAACGTGGGCGACAACGTCGGCGACTGCGCCGGTATGGCGGCAGACCTGTTCGAGTCCTACGCCGTCGTACTCGTCGCCAGCCTCATCCTGGGCACCGTCGCCTTCGGTGACGCGGGCCTCGCCTTCCCGCTGCTCGTCCCGGCCATCGGCGTCATCACCGCGATGATCGGCGTCTTCGTCGTCGCTCCCCGGCGCACGGACCGCAGCGGCATGACGGCCATCAACCGCGGCTTCTTCATCTCGGCCGTCATCTCCCTGGCGCTCGTCGCCGCCGCGTCCTACGCCTACCTGCCGGCGACCTTCGCGGAGCTCGACAACGTCGGGGACAGCGAGATCGCCGCCCACAGCGGTGACCCGCGGCTCATCGCGCTCGTCGCGGTGGCCATCGGCATCGTGCTGGCCGCGCTCATCCAGCAGCTCACCGGGTACTTCACCGAGACCACCCGCAAGCCGGTCAAGGACGTCGGCCGCTCGTCGCTGACGGGCCCGGCCACCGTCGTGCTCTCCGGCATCTCCCTCGGCCTGGAGTCGGCCGTCTACACGGCGCTGCTCATCGGCCTCAGCGTGTACGGCGCGTTCCTCCTGGGCGGTGCGTCGATCATGCTCGCCCTGTTCGCGGTGGCGCTCGCGGGCACCGGCCTGCTGACCACGGTCGGCGTCATCGTGGCCATGGACACGTTCGGCCCGGTGTCCGACAACGCCCAGGGCATCGCCGAGATGTCCGGTGACGTGGAGGGCCCGGGGGCGCAGGTCCTCACCGACCTGGACGCCGTCGGCAACACCACGAAGGCCATCACCAAGGGCATCGCCATCGCGACGGCCGTGCTGGCGGCGGCCGCTCTCTTCGGCTCCTACCGGGAGGCCTTCGAGACGGAGGCGGCCAAGGTGGGCGCGGCGGCCGACGAACTGGGACTCAGCCTGGACATCGCGCAGCCGAACAACCTCGTGGGCCTGATCCTCGGCGCCTCCGTGGTCTTCCTCTTCTCCGGCCTCGCGATCAACGCCGTGTCCCGTTCGGCGGGCGCGGTGGTCTACGAGGTGCGCCGCCAGTTCCGGGAGCGGCCCGGGATCATGGACTACACGGAGAAGCCGGAGTACGGCCGTGTCGTGGACATCTGCACGAAGGACGCCCTGCGCGAGCTGGCCACGCCGGGTCTGCTGGCCGTGATGGCGCCCATCGCCGTGGGCTTCACCCTCGGCGTCGGCGCGCTGGCCTCGTTCCTGGCCGGGGCGATCGGCACCGGCATCCTCATGGCGGTGTTCCTGGCGAACTCCGGGGGCGCCTGGGACAACGCGAAGAAGCTCGTGGAGGACGGGCACCACGGTGGCAAGGGGAGCGAGGCGCACGCGGCGACCGTCATCGGCGACACCGTGGGCGACCCGTTCAAGGACACCGCCGGCCCGGCGATCAACCCGCTGCTCAAGGTCATGAACCTGGTGGCGCTGCTGATCGCCCCCGCGATCGTGACGCTCTCCTACGGCGACGACGCGAGCCCCGGCGTCCGGGCCGTGGTCGCGGTGCTGGCCATGGCCGTCATCATCGGCTCCGTCTACGTCTCCAAGCGGCGTGGCTCGGTGATGGAGGGCGACGGCGCGGCCGAGCGGCAGGCGTCGTCGGCGGATCCCGTCACGGCTCCGTGA
- a CDS encoding small secreted protein produces the protein MNKKLALVLSTGAVLAMTMTGCGDDTDAETRAWAEKVCGEVEPQVEKIQNANETIAEASEADASSAEVQEADSAAFQQLSEAYGALADAIDEAGDPPVDDGAELRENAVEELNDISTAYEGLKERIDGLDTEDQSAFADGLAGIAEELQQLGRSGDEALNTLQSGELGQAISEQEGCQRPVTASPEASGDA, from the coding sequence GTGAACAAGAAGCTTGCCTTGGTGCTCAGCACCGGCGCGGTCCTCGCGATGACGATGACCGGCTGCGGTGACGACACGGACGCCGAGACCCGCGCGTGGGCGGAGAAGGTCTGCGGCGAGGTGGAGCCGCAGGTCGAGAAGATCCAGAACGCCAACGAGACGATCGCCGAGGCCAGTGAGGCGGACGCCAGCTCCGCCGAGGTCCAGGAGGCGGACTCGGCGGCCTTCCAGCAGCTCTCGGAGGCGTACGGCGCGCTGGCCGACGCCATCGACGAGGCGGGCGACCCGCCGGTGGACGACGGCGCCGAGCTGCGGGAGAACGCGGTGGAGGAGCTCAACGACATCTCCACCGCCTACGAGGGCCTGAAGGAGCGGATCGACGGCCTCGACACGGAGGACCAGTCCGCGTTCGCCGACGGACTGGCCGGGATCGCGGAGGAGCTGCAGCAGCTCGGCCGCAGCGGTGACGAGGCGCTGAACACGCTGCAGTCCGGTGAACTGGGCCAGGCCATCTCCGAGCAGGAGGGCTGCCAGCGGCCCGTGACGGCCTCCCCGGAAGCCTCCGGCGACGCGTAG
- a CDS encoding DUF7059 domain-containing protein → MSTHPLPTVTDATSDRLREAFLTADFTVDGLLELLGAPAYAALARSETVPALRATRGGSPLEVLVRLFLLQEPVARARAESVLPLAPALADGWLTGGDGDDVRASVDVRPYGGPEGEDWWIVSDLGCAVGGASGVGHRDADVVLGVGGASTTLAGITVRRPVRRALDLGTGSGIQALHAARHASHVTATDVNPRALRCAALTLALSGERAADFREGSLYAPVEGAEPFDLIVSNPPFVIAPPRRGEERLVYREGGLSGDDVCRTLVRDAAAHLAEGGHCQLLANWQHVRGEDWRERLRSWLPSGCDAWVVQREVQDVAQYAELWLRDAGDHRPGPEGAGEYAARYDAWLDEFERTGTEAVGFGWITLRHSGAVDPAVTIEEWSHPVEQPLGHTVAGHFAQQDFLRTHDDAALLATRFRLAEGIVQEQIGPPGAEDPEHVVLRQSRGMRRASQVDTVGAGFAGVCDGTLPAGRILDAIAQLVGEERAVLRDRTPQAIRLLVEQGFLLPAED, encoded by the coding sequence GTGAGTACGCATCCCCTGCCCACCGTCACCGACGCGACCTCCGACCGCCTGCGCGAGGCGTTCCTGACCGCCGACTTCACCGTGGACGGCTTGCTGGAGCTCCTCGGCGCCCCGGCCTACGCCGCTCTCGCCCGCAGCGAGACCGTTCCCGCGCTGCGGGCCACGCGCGGCGGGAGCCCGCTGGAGGTGCTAGTGCGGCTGTTCCTGCTCCAGGAACCCGTGGCGCGGGCCCGGGCGGAGTCGGTGCTGCCGCTGGCGCCCGCCCTGGCCGACGGGTGGCTGACCGGCGGTGACGGCGACGACGTGCGCGCCTCCGTCGACGTGCGCCCCTACGGCGGCCCGGAGGGCGAGGACTGGTGGATCGTCTCCGACCTGGGGTGTGCCGTCGGCGGCGCCAGCGGCGTCGGTCACCGGGACGCGGACGTGGTGCTCGGGGTGGGCGGAGCGTCGACGACGCTGGCCGGGATCACCGTCCGCAGGCCCGTGCGCCGCGCCCTGGACCTCGGGACCGGGTCCGGGATCCAGGCGCTGCACGCGGCCCGCCACGCGTCGCACGTGACGGCCACGGACGTGAACCCCCGCGCGCTGCGCTGCGCCGCGCTCACGCTGGCGCTCTCCGGGGAGCGGGCGGCGGACTTCCGGGAGGGCTCGCTGTACGCCCCGGTCGAGGGCGCGGAACCGTTCGACCTGATCGTCTCCAACCCCCCCTTCGTCATCGCGCCGCCGCGCCGGGGGGAGGAGCGGCTGGTGTACCGGGAGGGCGGTCTGAGCGGTGACGACGTCTGCCGCACCCTCGTTCGCGACGCCGCCGCCCACCTCGCCGAGGGCGGCCACTGCCAGCTGCTGGCCAACTGGCAGCACGTGCGGGGGGAGGACTGGCGTGAGCGGCTGCGGTCCTGGCTGCCGTCCGGCTGCGACGCCTGGGTGGTGCAGCGCGAGGTGCAGGACGTCGCCCAGTACGCGGAGCTGTGGCTGCGTGACGCCGGGGACCACCGGCCCGGGCCCGAGGGCGCCGGGGAGTACGCGGCGCGGTACGACGCCTGGCTGGACGAGTTCGAGCGCACCGGTACCGAGGCCGTCGGCTTCGGCTGGATCACGCTGCGCCACTCGGGGGCCGTCGACCCGGCCGTCACGATCGAGGAGTGGTCGCACCCGGTGGAACAGCCGCTCGGCCACACGGTGGCGGGCCACTTCGCTCAGCAGGACTTCCTGCGGACCCACGACGACGCCGCCCTGCTGGCGACGCGGTTCCGGCTCGCCGAGGGGATCGTGCAGGAGCAGATCGGCCCGCCCGGCGCGGAGGACCCCGAACACGTGGTGCTGCGGCAGAGCCGTGGCATGCGCCGGGCCTCGCAGGTGGACACGGTGGGCGCGGGATTCGCCGGGGTCTGCGACGGCACGCTCCCGGCCGGACGCATCCTGGACGCCATCGCGCAGTTGGTGGGGGAGGAGCGTGCGGTGCTGCGCGACCGCACCCCGCAGGCGATCCGCCTCCTGGTGGAGCAGGGCTTCCTGCTGCCCGCCGAGGACTGA
- a CDS encoding TM2 domain-containing protein: MAYAGTTAPNGQPYSDKSKITAGILTLLLGSLGIGRFYTGHTGMAIAQLLTCGGLGVWALIDGILFLTSNDRTDAQGRVLHP, from the coding sequence ATGGCGTACGCCGGCACCACGGCCCCCAACGGCCAGCCCTACTCCGACAAGTCCAAGATCACCGCGGGCATCCTGACCCTGCTCCTCGGCAGCCTGGGCATCGGCCGCTTCTACACCGGCCACACCGGCATGGCCATCGCGCAGCTGCTCACCTGCGGCGGCCTCGGCGTCTGGGCGCTCATCGACGGCATTCTCTTCCTCACCAGCAACGACCGCACCGACGCCCAGGGCCGCGTGCTGCACCCCTGA
- a CDS encoding DUF2752 domain-containing protein, translating to MLTRTGLPEPRTRRLHPAVTPLAALAAGGAGAAYLWGTNPHEAGQLLPRCAFNWVTGLDCPACGGTRMAYDLMHGDVAAAFADNAVLLTLGLPGAAYLGGRWLIEGLRGRRYRPAIGTRGILAIVGVAVTWTVLRNILG from the coding sequence GTGCTCACGCGTACCGGACTCCCGGAACCGCGCACCCGCCGGCTTCACCCGGCCGTGACGCCGCTGGCCGCTCTGGCGGCCGGCGGCGCGGGCGCGGCGTACCTGTGGGGCACCAACCCGCACGAAGCGGGGCAACTGCTGCCGCGCTGCGCCTTCAACTGGGTGACCGGCCTGGACTGCCCGGCCTGCGGCGGCACCCGGATGGCGTACGACCTCATGCACGGTGACGTGGCCGCCGCGTTCGCCGACAACGCCGTCCTGCTCACCCTCGGCCTCCCGGGCGCCGCCTATCTCGGCGGGCGCTGGCTGATCGAGGGGCTGCGCGGACGGCGCTACCGGCCCGCCATCGGCACGCGGGGCATCCTCGCGATCGTGGGCGTCGCCGTCACCTGGACGGTGCTGCGCAACATCCTGGGCTGA
- a CDS encoding TM2 domain-containing protein yields the protein MSDPQQNPYGQQGPYGQQPGQPGQHPGQPGYGYPQAPPAPGGVAPGQYTGDPNAPYGYDPYGRPYSDKSKIVAGVLTLLVGSLGIGRFYTGHVGIGIAQLLTCGGLGIWALIDGIMTLTKNDATDAQGRILRS from the coding sequence GTGTCAGACCCGCAGCAGAACCCCTACGGCCAGCAGGGCCCCTACGGCCAGCAGCCGGGCCAGCCCGGCCAGCACCCCGGCCAGCCCGGCTACGGCTACCCGCAGGCCCCGCCCGCCCCGGGCGGCGTCGCCCCCGGCCAGTACACCGGCGACCCGAACGCGCCGTACGGCTACGACCCCTACGGTCGTCCGTACTCCGACAAGTCCAAGATCGTTGCGGGTGTGCTCACGCTCCTCGTCGGCAGCCTCGGCATCGGCCGCTTCTACACCGGTCACGTCGGCATCGGCATCGCTCAGCTGCTCACCTGCGGCGGCCTCGGCATCTGGGCGCTCATCGACGGCATCATGACGCTGACCAAGAACGACGCGACCGACGCGCAGGGCCGCATCCTGCGGAGCTGA
- the topA gene encoding type I DNA topoisomerase, with protein MSPTSDTATGGRRLVIVESPAKAKTIKGYLGPGYVVEASVGHIRDLPNGAAEVPAKYKGEPWARLGVNVDHDFEPLYVVNSDKKDQVRKLKELLAESDELYLATDEDREGEAIAWHLQEVLKPKVPVRRMVFNEITKDAIRAAVDNTRDLDQKLVDAQETRRILDRLYGYEVSPVLWKKVMPRLSAGRVQSVATRLVVERERERMAFRAAEYWDLTGTFGTGRTGDASDPSTLTARLTAVDGRRIAQGRDFGADGRLKRADQVLHLDEETARALAAALADVPFAVRSVESKPYRRSPYAPFRTTTLQQEASRKLGMGAKVTMQVAQRLYENGFITYMRTDSTTLSETAVSAARAQVTQLYGADYLPDKPRSYAGKVKNAQEAHEAIRPSGDRFRTPAETGLTGEQFRLYELIWKRTVASQMKDAVGQSVTVKVAGRATDGRDAEFSATGKIITFHGFLKAYVEGADDPNAELDDRERRLPQVSEGDALGVDEITADGHSTKPPARYTEATLVKELEEREIGRPSTYASIISTILDRRYVFKKGTALVPSFLSFAVVGLLEKHFGRLVDYDFTAQMEDDLDRIARGDAESVPWLRRFYFGEGETTTGGAAEAGNGDGDHLGGLKELVSDLGAIDAKGVSSFPVGEGIMLRVGRYGPYVEKPGPEGETGQRADVPDDLPPDELTVEMAEELFARPSGERELGTDPASGNPIVAKSGRYGPYVTEVLPEGTPKTGKNAVKPRTASLFKSMDLDTVTLEDALRLLSLPRVVGVDPESGNEITAQNGRYGPYLKKGTDSRSLETEEQLFTVTLEQAQALYAQPKQRGRAAAKPPLKELGNDPFNDRPVVVKDGRFGPYVTDGETNATLRRDDDVETITKERAFELLAEKRAKGPAKKTAKKAPAKKAAPKKTAAKKTTAKKTAAKKTTAKKTTAKKTTAAKAAAKKTTAGD; from the coding sequence TTGTCCCCGACCAGCGATACCGCAACGGGCGGTCGTCGACTCGTGATCGTCGAGTCGCCCGCCAAGGCGAAGACGATCAAGGGCTACCTCGGCCCTGGCTACGTCGTCGAGGCGAGCGTCGGGCACATCCGCGACCTGCCGAACGGCGCCGCAGAGGTGCCGGCCAAGTACAAGGGCGAGCCGTGGGCCCGTCTCGGCGTCAACGTGGACCACGACTTCGAGCCGCTCTACGTCGTCAACAGCGACAAGAAGGACCAGGTCAGGAAGCTCAAGGAGTTGCTGGCCGAGTCCGACGAGCTCTACCTCGCCACGGATGAGGACCGGGAGGGCGAGGCCATCGCCTGGCACCTCCAGGAGGTGCTGAAGCCCAAGGTCCCGGTGCGGCGGATGGTCTTCAACGAGATCACCAAGGACGCGATCCGCGCCGCCGTCGACAACACCCGCGACCTGGACCAGAAGCTCGTCGACGCCCAGGAGACCCGCCGCATCCTCGACCGCCTGTACGGCTACGAGGTCTCGCCGGTGCTGTGGAAGAAGGTCATGCCACGGCTCTCGGCGGGCCGGGTGCAGTCCGTGGCGACGCGGCTCGTGGTCGAGCGGGAGCGCGAGCGCATGGCGTTCCGCGCCGCCGAGTACTGGGACCTCACCGGCACCTTCGGCACCGGCCGCACCGGTGACGCGTCCGACCCGAGCACGCTGACGGCCCGGCTGACCGCCGTCGACGGCCGCCGGATCGCCCAGGGCCGCGACTTCGGCGCCGACGGGCGGCTCAAGCGTGCCGACCAGGTCCTGCACCTGGACGAGGAGACCGCCCGCGCGCTGGCCGCCGCCCTCGCGGACGTGCCGTTCGCCGTCCGGTCGGTGGAGTCCAAGCCGTACCGCCGCTCCCCCTACGCACCCTTCCGCACCACCACCCTCCAGCAGGAGGCGTCCCGCAAGCTCGGCATGGGCGCGAAGGTGACGATGCAGGTGGCGCAGCGCCTGTACGAGAACGGCTTCATCACCTACATGCGTACGGACAGCACCACGCTGTCCGAGACGGCCGTCTCCGCCGCCCGTGCCCAGGTCACGCAGCTGTACGGCGCCGACTACCTGCCGGACAAGCCGCGCTCGTACGCGGGCAAGGTCAAGAACGCGCAGGAGGCGCACGAGGCGATCCGCCCCTCCGGCGACCGGTTCCGCACCCCCGCCGAGACGGGGCTGACCGGCGAGCAGTTCCGGCTGTACGAGCTCATCTGGAAGCGGACCGTCGCCTCGCAGATGAAGGACGCCGTCGGGCAGTCCGTCACGGTGAAGGTCGCCGGACGCGCCACCGACGGCCGGGACGCCGAGTTCTCCGCCACGGGCAAGATCATCACCTTCCACGGCTTCCTCAAGGCGTACGTCGAGGGCGCGGACGACCCGAACGCCGAGCTCGACGACCGCGAGCGCCGACTGCCGCAGGTGAGCGAGGGCGACGCCCTGGGCGTCGACGAGATCACCGCCGACGGCCACTCCACCAAGCCGCCCGCCCGCTACACCGAGGCGACGCTGGTGAAGGAGCTGGAGGAGCGGGAGATCGGCCGTCCGTCCACCTACGCGTCGATCATCAGCACCATCCTGGACCGGCGGTACGTGTTCAAGAAGGGGACGGCCCTGGTGCCGTCCTTCCTCTCCTTCGCCGTCGTCGGCCTGCTGGAGAAGCACTTCGGGCGCCTCGTCGACTACGACTTCACCGCGCAGATGGAGGACGACCTCGACCGCATCGCCCGGGGTGACGCGGAGTCGGTGCCGTGGCTGCGGCGCTTCTACTTCGGCGAGGGCGAGACGACCACGGGTGGTGCCGCCGAGGCCGGGAACGGCGACGGCGACCACCTGGGCGGCCTGAAGGAACTGGTCTCCGACCTCGGCGCGATCGACGCCAAGGGCGTGTCGTCCTTCCCCGTCGGCGAGGGCATCATGCTCCGCGTCGGCCGCTACGGCCCGTACGTGGAGAAGCCCGGCCCCGAGGGCGAGACGGGACAGCGCGCCGACGTCCCCGACGACCTGCCGCCGGACGAGCTGACGGTCGAGATGGCCGAGGAGCTGTTCGCCAGGCCCAGCGGCGAGCGGGAGCTCGGCACCGACCCGGCGAGCGGCAACCCGATCGTCGCCAAGTCCGGCCGCTACGGCCCCTACGTCACCGAGGTGCTCCCCGAGGGCACCCCGAAGACGGGCAAGAACGCCGTCAAGCCCCGCACGGCGTCGCTGTTCAAGTCGATGGACCTGGACACGGTCACGCTGGAGGACGCCCTGCGGCTGCTGTCGCTGCCCCGCGTCGTCGGCGTCGACCCGGAGTCGGGCAACGAGATCACCGCGCAGAACGGACGGTACGGGCCCTACCTGAAGAAGGGCACGGACTCCCGTTCCCTGGAGACCGAGGAGCAGCTCTTCACGGTCACCCTGGAGCAGGCGCAGGCGCTCTACGCCCAGCCCAAGCAGCGGGGCCGGGCCGCCGCCAAGCCGCCGCTGAAGGAGCTGGGCAACGACCCGTTCAACGACCGCCCGGTCGTCGTCAAGGACGGCCGCTTCGGCCCCTACGTGACGGACGGCGAGACGAACGCCACGCTGCGCCGGGACGACGACGTCGAGACGATCACCAAGGAGCGCGCCTTCGAACTCCTCGCGGAGAAGCGTGCGAAGGGCCCGGCGAAGAAGACGGCGAAGAAGGCCCCCGCGAAGAAGGCGGCGCCCAAGAAGACGGCCGCCAAGAAGACCACGGCGAAGAAGACGGCGGCCAAGAAGACCACCGCCAAGAAGACCACCGCCAAGAAGACCACGGCCGCGAAGGCGGCGGCGAAGAAGACCACCGCCGGCGACTGA